The genome window AACCTCTGTAAGAGCGATCGCACACCTAAAGTGTTTTTAGTGAGACCAGAAACATTGCCATTATGTAATTTAAATTTTCTTGATCAGTACATAACGCTCTTGCTGCTCAAAGCCAATTTTTTTGTATAAAGCATCAGCCGTTTGGTTATCCTGCTTAACTTCTAGTTGCAGAATTTGTACTCCTAATTGTTGACAAGCTTGTTCCAAAAACTGCACCGCCTTTGTTCCAATTCCCTGACCTCGTTTATCCAATCGAACGTAAAGCTCGTCCAAAAAGGCATAATAACCTCGATATTCCAATCGATAGCCTAAAGTTAGAACAATATATCCAACGACATCCTCTGCTTGCTGGATGAGCCACACTCTCCCAATAAACTTATCAGTAACAACTTGTTCAATTGCGGCACGAGCAGGAATTTTATCGAAGGGCTCAGTATGGTCAAACTCGTGAAATTCCTGCATGTATTGCATGAGGACGTTGAGGTCAGTGGATGTAGCTTCTTTGAAATGGATTTCCATCTATGATTATTGCTTGCCCTTGATTGCCCACTAGGAGCATTGCCTCAATGCTCCTACCGCTGCTGCCTAACGTTCCCAATCACCCGCAAATGCTCAGTAGACACACTTGTGGCGGTCAGCGTGCATTGGAGTTGTTGTGCCGCGATCGCTACTCAGTAGCATAAACTTCGCATCGGATAGAACTTAGTGGTAATCCGTTGGTGGGTGGGGGCATTGTGCAAACCGAGCCAACCCATAAAACTGGCATTTCAGCCCGCAATTCAATATAATCCCCTGCTTGAGATACTGGCGGCTCAACCCGCCAAGAACCATCACTTCGATGCGGCATGTTCATAAACGGATTGAGGCAGGACGAAGGGATCAATAGCTGTGGTGATAATCCAAGTAGCCTAAGTTCTGCTTCTAACACCTCCTTACACCCTGGTTGATCATGCCCTAAAAATCGATTGAAGTCATGAGAGCAAAACCCACCTGTCCATTCATGCACTCCACAAGTATCAGCCGTAATTGTCCACAAAGGACGCATTCGCTGGGTGTAAAGCTTATCTTCAGCAGAGAGCTTCCATGCTTCTTTGACAAATAGCGAGTATATCAAATCACAACACTCGGTTGGATCGTCTCGATGAAATGAAGAGAAGTCAAAAACTTGCTGTCCTTGTACATCAATGATACGAAGAGTTTGACCTGCCTCTAGCGTCCCATGCGCTCCTTGCCCCGGCTCAACTGTAATGGACTGAATCGGTGTGGGTGTCCGTGGGGTCATTTTCAGGTGATGAGGTTTAGCTCTGTAATGACAACTTCTGACTACTATCCTACAGATCACTCAGCGGCACAACGTTCACGCTCACCGGACGCAAATAACCTTTGCAATCAATCGACCATATTTCTACGTTCCGGTGCAGCGCGGTTTGTTAACACGTGCGCATAGGTTCTATATAGATAGCATCTATTAATGAAGGCTTAGTAACTAGGCTAGGAATCATGATTCTTGTAGATAAAATCGTCTGGAACCTCAATGACCGTGCCAAGAACATTACTCGTGTAAGAACGAATATCGAATCCAGGATGAAGTTTATGCGTTTGCAGATCAAACCAAAGTCGCTGCAAGAACAGGAACAACGATTTAGCTGGATCAACAAGAACTTGGTGCCCCCGCACAGACGTACTGAAGGCTCTTGCTTCCCCTGCATTCGTGGCAATGGCAATCCAACGCTGGATATAACCATTAGGACTCTCCATGTGAATAACTCCTTGATCCAAAGAACACACCCGTAAAACACGGATCTCAGGGTACTTTGGAGCTTTATTACGTAACTTGACACCACGGAAGAGGAATTGCAAGTCAAACCAACGAGCAAAAGTTTCAAAGGACTGACAATTAGTGCGATAAGCAAAGGCGTATAGTGAGGGCGGATTATAGTGAATCTCTTCGTTCTGCGTCCTGTTTTCCCAATACGGAGTGAGTGCTGGGCGAAACTCTAGATCTGAAACCGAAGCAAGATTGTCCATCGCTGAGTTTGCTTCAGTCGAAGACATTGAGGTTTTTACCTCGATTACGGCATAGACCATTTCAACTGGATAAACCTTACGGAAGAAACTAGCCTGTCTCTCTGCATCGAAGATAACGATATCTGCTTGACGGCTTACCTTTCCAAACCTATCGATAACCAAAGCATTAACTTCTACACCGTACTTTGATGGGAGAAACTGCCAGATAACTTCTGCGATTGCGTTCTCGTTCTCTGAGCCAACCAAACCAGCATGTGGCAATTCACGGTTGAATAATAGTGTGTCCGCCTCAAGTTTATTGTAGACACTCGCAAAGTAGTGATCGAGGAAATTTCGGTCTTCGCTGGGGCGAGAATGAAGCATGCCGCCAAAGTTTGGTGGAGTGTCTGGGAACATTCTGCTAATTATTTCATCCGATTCAAAACAATCGAAATTATTTTAGCTTGGTTACTTAATGCGCCCCTTTGAAACGGTTGTAAAGCGTTTCTTCGTAAATACCTAAGCTCTCGTAAATCGTCTTCGCCAAAAGACGAGCGGGCTAACGGTTCGGGTCAGTGGTTGTTGGAGACTTTGCATCCTATTCAAGCAGCTTCGGTCAATCCGCTGCACCCAAATTGTTAGGCGGCGGACTACTATCTGGTTTAGCTAGCTCCCCCCAGCGAAGATAGAAAGCAAAAAATGGATCTGTAATATGTAGTTTTTTTTCTTCTTCCTCAAAATCGATAACAGGTGTAGAACTTTGATCCGTAGCAGCAATCGTCGCCATATGTTTTAAAACACGTGCTACTTCCTGTAGCTGAGGAATTTGAGCAGCAGAGACATCTCTAATTGCAGAGCGGAGGTCTTCATACTCGAGACTCACAAGACCTGGATGAATATGCGCAAGTCCATGTAATACTAACTCGTAAATATCGACAACACGTCCACTTTTTAACTCTCGTGGCACACGATCAGTCCGTTGACGTGGACCACGTGCAAGTTTTTCAAAAATCGGACGACCAATAGTCTCAGCAACATCCTGAAAAATCGATTCGAGTTGACCACTCGTAGTGCTTAGCTTAATTTTCTGACTCGCCTGCTCAAACTTAAGTAGTTTGCTAATTTCACGGCAAAAATCTTGCATCAAGTGCGGACTGCCAATAGATTCTGAAGCAAGATTTGCGCAAAATTCGTTGGGAACATCATAATTGAGCAAATCGAAGCCTTTCTTCGGGATGAAACTTAGCTCCTCTTCTGTCCATATTGGAATACTAATTGGAGAAATGCGCCCAGTCATCTCCTTCTCAACTTTTAATGCATCATAACGACGATGGGGAATGGCAATGATTACAACTGGTAATCCTTCAAATACAAGTGGCTTTAATGCACGAACAATCCCACCTTGCATGTCTCGCGGAATATAATGAAAGTCGTCTATCACTAATGGAGTAGGAGTATCGCGAAGACCACGGAGAGCAACGACGCGAGAAGAAAGAGTTTGGCTGCTAGTAGTTGATGATCCTCGAGATACCTCCATTTCAGCGCCAACTTCACCAGAACCTTTTGCTAAAAGAAAGTTAGCTTCTGCCGTGCCCTTACCACTGACTTTATTGCCGATATCCTTTGAAGTCTCTTTTTCTTGCGCCTGAAATAGTTCTAGCTGCTCAATAATAATTTGCCAAAAATCATCCTCTGTCGAGACAGAACCACCATCAATCCAAACTGATTCCTCAGGAGGAAAAATTTGCCTTGCAAGAACTGTCTTACCTGATTTTGTCTGTCCAGTAACTGTAACGAGCTTGCATAAGTTGTCTTTCGACTCAGCAAGCTTCTGCTCAAGTTGTAATTCAATACGCGGATTGTATGTGTGCCTGGGAAAACCACCTGGTACAAAGACTTCTTGATAACGCAGCATAGCTCATCCTAATCAAAAGCTGATTTTCCCCATGTTAAACCTTGTATCTGAAGCCGGAGCAGATTAAACGGCACATAGAGCTGAAGCAGCCTGACTCGTTATTAGGCGGATTTCGTCTGCCTATTTCCCTGCTAGGGGTAGCTAGACAGATTTCGACAGTCTA of Leptolyngbya sp. FACHB-261 contains these proteins:
- a CDS encoding GNAT family N-acetyltransferase gives rise to the protein MEIHFKEATSTDLNVLMQYMQEFHEFDHTEPFDKIPARAAIEQVVTDKFIGRVWLIQQAEDVVGYIVLTLGYRLEYRGYYAFLDELYVRLDKRGQGIGTKAVQFLEQACQQLGVQILQLEVKQDNQTADALYKKIGFEQQERYVLIKKI
- a CDS encoding urea carboxylase-associated family protein, whose product is MTPRTPTPIQSITVEPGQGAHGTLEAGQTLRIIDVQGQQVFDFSSFHRDDPTECCDLIYSLFVKEAWKLSAEDKLYTQRMRPLWTITADTCGVHEWTGGFCSHDFNRFLGHDQPGCKEVLEAELRLLGLSPQLLIPSSCLNPFMNMPHRSDGSWRVEPPVSQAGDYIELRAEMPVLWVGSVCTMPPPTNGLPLSSIRCEVYATE
- a CDS encoding DUF6602 domain-containing protein, producing MFPDTPPNFGGMLHSRPSEDRNFLDHYFASVYNKLEADTLLFNRELPHAGLVGSENENAIAEVIWQFLPSKYGVEVNALVIDRFGKVSRQADIVIFDAERQASFFRKVYPVEMVYAVIEVKTSMSSTEANSAMDNLASVSDLEFRPALTPYWENRTQNEEIHYNPPSLYAFAYRTNCQSFETFARWFDLQFLFRGVKLRNKAPKYPEIRVLRVCSLDQGVIHMESPNGYIQRWIAIATNAGEARAFSTSVRGHQVLVDPAKSLFLFLQRLWFDLQTHKLHPGFDIRSYTSNVLGTVIEVPDDFIYKNHDS
- a CDS encoding ATP-binding protein; its protein translation is MLRYQEVFVPGGFPRHTYNPRIELQLEQKLAESKDNLCKLVTVTGQTKSGKTVLARQIFPPEESVWIDGGSVSTEDDFWQIIIEQLELFQAQEKETSKDIGNKVSGKGTAEANFLLAKGSGEVGAEMEVSRGSSTTSSQTLSSRVVALRGLRDTPTPLVIDDFHYIPRDMQGGIVRALKPLVFEGLPVVIIAIPHRRYDALKVEKEMTGRISPISIPIWTEEELSFIPKKGFDLLNYDVPNEFCANLASESIGSPHLMQDFCREISKLLKFEQASQKIKLSTTSGQLESIFQDVAETIGRPIFEKLARGPRQRTDRVPRELKSGRVVDIYELVLHGLAHIHPGLVSLEYEDLRSAIRDVSAAQIPQLQEVARVLKHMATIAATDQSSTPVIDFEEEEKKLHITDPFFAFYLRWGELAKPDSSPPPNNLGAAD